In Prochlorococcus marinus CUG1415, the sequence TAAATATCCATGCATGGGACTTGCCTATGCCGCAGGAAAATCTTCTGGGACTATGCCTGCAGTCTTAAATGCTGCTAATGAAATGGCTGTTGAACAATTCCTTAAAGAAAAAATTTCTTTTCAAGAAATTCCGACATTTATAAGTAAAGCTTGCGAATCACATATGGAGAATTTGAATTTGAGTCCCGAATTGGAGGATATTCTTGAAGTAGACAATTGGGCCAGACTTTTTGTTGAGCAAGAAATTAAAAAAGGAAAAAAATACGTAAGTATTGGATAAAAGTGAATATTAAAAAGCATATTCTACTATGCGCAACACCCACAAAACAGAAATGCTTTAAAGGCAATGAAGGTCAAAAAACATGGGAATGTCTTAAAAAGACTTTAAAAAAATTTGAGAATGATCCCTCTACAAAAAACGTTCATATATTAAGATCAAAAGCCGACTGTTTAAGGATATGTAAGAACGGCCCAATTCTTCTTGTTTGGCCAGATGGTATTTGGTACGAGAAAGTTTCTCCAGAAAAAATTTCAGAAATTTTTACCTCACATATTATTAACGACAAGCCAATAGAAAAATGGATTTTTAAAAAAACACCATTTTTAAATAGTCCTAGATACTTATAAACCAGTTCTTTACGACTTCGTCTGACCAGCAGCCATTAATCGAGTGAAACCCATTATGACCTCCTTTCTCAGTTATAAGAATAGTAAATTTATCAATAAGTTCTTTTCTTAAATTCAAAGTATCCTTATATGGAACCCAAGGATCATCCTTGGCATGAATAAAAAGCATTTTAGGTAATTTTTTTATTGAGTTTTGGACTCTAAATATTGGAGAAGCTTTAATATAATAATCTTCTAAAGAATTAAATCCCCAACTAGGAGCTGTAAATTTCTGATCAAATTCCCTTATACTTTTTAAACTTCTAATTTTTTTTCTTAATTTCTCGTTATTAAGAAGTTTTCCTTCATCATTAAATCCTTCCCATAACTGATTTTTTAGTCGGTGAAGTAACCATTTTTGGTAGATATAATTTCTAGATTTTTCAATACAAAGACTGCATGATGATAAATCTAAAGGACTACTTACGCAGGCTAGGCCATCTAAAAGTTTTTCTCCCTTGTTTTCATCGTAATCTAAGCAAGCATTTAAAAGAATTGTGCCACCTAAAGATAATCCAACACCGTAGATTGGAAGATTATTCATTTTAATGAGATCTTTGAACTCTAAATTAATTAATTTTTTAAAATATTTTATTGCTGTAATAACATCACTAGAGCATCTAGCACAATAATTTCCTTTAGCTAGATATCTCGCAGACCCAGACCCTCTTAAATTTAATTTAAGAACTCCAAAACCATTATTTGCTAATTTCCTAGAGATTCTTCTTAACCCAAAACGTTTAGTTGAGCCCCCTAACCCATGTATAACGATAACAAAACCCCTGGGATAGCTTAAGTTTTCAGGTAATTCTAAAAATCCCAGAAGATAATCACATTCAAATTTTTCAGAAAGAATTTTATTAATAGGAAAGAATATTTTTTTATTTTTTTTTGATTTACCAAAATCAATAACAAAAGTATCTCTCAAAGTTTGTAAGTCGCCACCTATCCAAGGAAAGACTTGTCGAAATGAATTATTTTTTAAGTAATCTGAAAAAATTGAAGATATACTATTATTTCTCCCCAACTCCAAGATCCTTTAATTCTGCAATTAGATCATTTAATACCTTCTTTGCATCGCCAAAGACCATAGAAGTATTGGGCAGATCAAATAGATCATTTTTTATTCCGGAATAACCTGCACTCATACCTCGTTTAATTACAAATACCGTTCTTGCTTCCTGCACATCAAGAACTGGCATGCCATATAAAGGAGAAGAACTATCATTTTTCGCCTGAGGATTAACTACATCATTTGCTCCTAAAACTAAAACAACATCCGTTGCTGGGAAATCAGGATTCACAACATCCATTTCTTTAAGTTGTTCGTAAGGAACATCAGCTTCTGCTAAAAGTACATTCATATGTCCAGGCATCCTCCCTGCTACAGGATGTATTGCATAAACAACTTCAATACCACTTTGCTCTAGTTTTTTTGTCACTTCCCTTAAAGTATGTTGAGCCTGAGCTACCGCGAGACCATAACCAGGAACAATTATTACCTTGTTTGCTGCCTCTAAAGTCAATGCACATTCTTCAACACTGCAAGAAGTTATATTTGTATATTCTCCTGATCCAGAAGAGGCCGTACTTTGCGCAGATAAAGATCCTCCAAAAAGTACTGAGACCAAAGATCTATTCATCCCCCTGCACATCACTTGAGTAAGTATTAGACCTGCTGCTCCAACCATTGCGCCTGCCACTATCAAAAGCTGACTATCTACAACAAAACCTGCTGCTGCTGCTGCGATCCCTGAATAACTATTTAATAAAGATATAACAACTGGCATATCAGCTCCACCAATTGGCAAAGTAACTCCTATACCTAATAAAGAAGAAACTATAACTAAAAGCCAAATAGAACTTATATTGCCGTTTATCAAGTCAAAAAACGCTATCAAGGAAGCAACTGCAAAAACAATATTTACAAAATGTCTAACTTTGCTCTGAGTCCATCCTGGAGTTGACAACCAACCCTGTAACTTTGCCATTGCGACAATTGAACCAGTGAAAGTTATTGCACCTACAAATATTGAAACAGATATAGAAACTTCGTTAATCATTGACTTAAAAAAATCAAGATTTGCTGCTCTATTAGATATCGGGAAAATAGCTACTCCCAAGGCGACTAAAAGTGATGACATTCCACCACAACCATTAAACAATGCAACTGTTTCAGGCATGGAGGTCATCGGTACTTTTTTTGCAAGTATTGCTCCGAACAAACTACCAATGATTGATCCAATTATTATCCAAATCCAAGACTGAATAGCAATTCCAGATGTCCCCAGATAATAGGATAGTAATCCTATTACTGATAAAGACATTGCAAATGCAGCTAATCTATTAGCATCCCTTGCTGATTTTACTTTTGACAATCCTTTTATTCCCAAAGCCAGTAAAAGTACAGCTAGAAGGTCAATAACGAATTTGATGATTTCAGGTAGAGTCATACTAAAAATTACTTCTTATTTGATGGTTTACGGCTAAACATTGCCAGC encodes:
- a CDS encoding (2Fe-2S) ferredoxin domain-containing protein, with the translated sequence MNIKKHILLCATPTKQKCFKGNEGQKTWECLKKTLKKFENDPSTKNVHILRSKADCLRICKNGPILLVWPDGIWYEKVSPEKISEIFTSHIINDKPIEKWIFKKTPFLNSPRYL
- a CDS encoding alpha/beta fold hydrolase; the encoded protein is MELGRNNSISSIFSDYLKNNSFRQVFPWIGGDLQTLRDTFVIDFGKSKKNKKIFFPINKILSEKFECDYLLGFLELPENLSYPRGFVIVIHGLGGSTKRFGLRRISRKLANNGFGVLKLNLRGSGSARYLAKGNYCARCSSDVITAIKYFKKLINLEFKDLIKMNNLPIYGVGLSLGGTILLNACLDYDENKGEKLLDGLACVSSPLDLSSCSLCIEKSRNYIYQKWLLHRLKNQLWEGFNDEGKLLNNEKLRKKIRSLKSIREFDQKFTAPSWGFNSLEDYYIKASPIFRVQNSIKKLPKMLFIHAKDDPWVPYKDTLNLRKELIDKFTILITEKGGHNGFHSINGCWSDEVVKNWFISI
- a CDS encoding NAD(P)(+) transhydrogenase (Re/Si-specific) subunit beta — protein: MTLPEIIKFVIDLLAVLLLALGIKGLSKVKSARDANRLAAFAMSLSVIGLLSYYLGTSGIAIQSWIWIIIGSIIGSLFGAILAKKVPMTSMPETVALFNGCGGMSSLLVALGVAIFPISNRAANLDFFKSMINEVSISVSIFVGAITFTGSIVAMAKLQGWLSTPGWTQSKVRHFVNIVFAVASLIAFFDLINGNISSIWLLVIVSSLLGIGVTLPIGGADMPVVISLLNSYSGIAAAAAGFVVDSQLLIVAGAMVGAAGLILTQVMCRGMNRSLVSVLFGGSLSAQSTASSGSGEYTNITSCSVEECALTLEAANKVIIVPGYGLAVAQAQHTLREVTKKLEQSGIEVVYAIHPVAGRMPGHMNVLLAEADVPYEQLKEMDVVNPDFPATDVVLVLGANDVVNPQAKNDSSSPLYGMPVLDVQEARTVFVIKRGMSAGYSGIKNDLFDLPNTSMVFGDAKKVLNDLIAELKDLGVGEK